In Zingiber officinale cultivar Zhangliang chromosome 6A, Zo_v1.1, whole genome shotgun sequence, a single genomic region encodes these proteins:
- the LOC121994796 gene encoding probable protein phosphatase 2C 79 produces the protein MTVASLVEVDIGGELLTKSSNLSDDGLLLILSKGEKLHSWIDYDEESKRIEVRLCQDKDPKEASPSISHSIDLSYMLWREASWVGLSSWSGNSSHGSSIYSWNFTEKRFVTEQESMSIDVIRKAYQVTEEGFISLVTKQWPVKPQIAAVGSCCLVGVICGGFGSSGN, from the exons ATGACGGTAGCAAGCCTCGTCGAAGTTGATATTGGTGGAGAACTTTTGACAAAAAGCAGTAATCTTTCCGACGATGGTTTGCTTCTCATCCTCAGCAAAGGAGAAAAATTGCATTCTTGGATTGATTACGACGAAGAATCGAAGAGAATAGAGGTCAGGCTTTGCCAGGATAAGGATCCGAAGGAAGCATCCCCTTCGATCTCTCACTCTATCGATTTGTCTTACATGTTGTGGAGGGAGGCGTCTTGGGTGGGTTTATCTTCCTGGAGTGGCAATTCTAGTCATGGCAGTAGCATATACTCGTGGAATTTTACAGAGAAGA GATTTGTGACAGAGCAGGAGTCCATGTCCATTGATGTAATAAGGAAGGCATACCAAGTAACAGAAGAGGGGTTTATTTCCTTGGTGACCAAACAATGGCCTGTGAAGCCTCAGATTGCAGCTGTTGGCTCATGCTGTCTAGTTGGGGTAATCTGCGGTGGATTTGGCTCCTCGGGGAATTAA